The proteins below come from a single Osmerus mordax isolate fOsmMor3 chromosome 3, fOsmMor3.pri, whole genome shotgun sequence genomic window:
- the LOC136940988 gene encoding myeloid-associated differentiation marker-like: MVTLDVRTLTVPVGALRMLEVVLTCISFSLVASLGHNSSSYWAWSMFTWCFCCFFTLFILIMEFTSLNAKVPISWDDFTTAFAMLATLMVLAASIIYPTFFSCSNCGKAIGATVTSCIAFILYAVEVGLTRAKPGEISGFLSTVPGLLKVLEAFVACIIFISLDSGFSRFPGLQWCVAVYSLCFIFALLIILFTICRVLALVPIPLDKVLTGYNVLAVLMYMTAVVIWPLYSFQNNSRPPNCIHCSWDSQVVVSFMTCVNLIVYIVDTIYSVKLVFFLTPV, translated from the exons ATGGTGACCCTTGACGTGCGGACCCTGACGGTGCCGGTGGGTGCGTTGCGgatgctggaggtggtgctcaccTGCATCTCCTTCAGCCTGGTGGCCTCGTTGGGCCACAACAGCAGCTCCTACTGGGCCTGGAGCATGTTCACCTGGTGCTTCTGCTGCTTCTTCaccctcttcatcctcatcatgGAGTTCACCAGCCTCAACGCCAAGGTGCCCATCTCCTGGGACGACTTCACCACCGCCTTCGCCATGCTCGCCACGCTCATG GTATTGGCAGCCTCCATTATCTACCCCACTTTCTTCTCCTGCTCAAACTGTGGAAAGGCGATTGGCGCCACAGTCACTTCCTGTATCGCCTTTATCCTGTATGCCGTGGAAGTGGGCCTGACCCGCGCCAAGCCTGGCGAGATCAGTGGCTTCCTGTCCACCGTCCCAGGCCTGCTGAAGGTTCTAGAAGCCTTCGTGGCGTGCATCATCTTCATCTCGCTGGACTCTGGATTCTCCAGGTTTCCCGGTCTCCAGTGGTGCGTGGCCGTCTACTCCCTGTGCTTCATATTCgccctcctcatcatcctcttcaCCATCTGCCGTGTCCTGGCCCTCGTTCCCATCCCCTTGGACAAGGTGTTGACCGGCTACAACGTGCTGGCGGTCTTGATGTATATGACCGCTGTGGTCATCTGGCCCCTCTACAGCTTTCAGAACAACAGCAGGCCCCCCAACTGCATCCACTGCAGCTGGGACAGCCAGGTGGTGGTCTCCTTCATGACCTGTGTCAACCTCATTGTCTACATCGTGGACACGATCTACTCTGTCAAGCTGGTCTTCTTCCTCACTCCAGTTTAG
- the LOC136940841 gene encoding myeloid-associated differentiation marker-like, whose translation MVTLNLRSLTQPVGVLRILEVVLTCISFSLVASVGHNSSSYWAWSMFTWCFCCFFTLFILIMEFTSLNAKVPISWDDFTTAFAMLATLMCLAASVIYPTFFTCPTCSRQISATVVSLLCFGAYVGEVALTRFRAGEVSGFLSTVPGLLKILETFVACIIFTSLDPGQYHSPGLQWCVAAYSLCFIFALLIILLTIGQLLSILPFGFEKMVIVYNGLAAFMYLTATVIWPLYSFENNPRPSPCVGRPCLWDNLVVVSFMTAINTAVYIMDTVYSVNVVFFTPIE comes from the coding sequence ATGGTAACCCTGAACCTAAGGTCCCTCACCCAACCGGTGGGTGTGTTGCGGattctggaggtggtgctcaccTGCATCTCCTTCAGCCTGGTGGCCTCGGTGGGCCACAACAGCAGCTCCTACTGGGCCTGGAGCATGTTCACCTGGTGCTTCTGCTGCTTCTTCaccctcttcatcctcatcatgGAGTTCACCAGCCTCAACGCCAAGGTGCCCATCTCCTGGGACGACTTCACCACCGCCTTTGCCATGCTCGCCACGCTCATGTGTCTGGCCGCCTCCGTCATCTACCCCACCTTCTTCACCTGTCCCACCTGCTCCCGCCAGATCTCCGCGACCGTCGTCTCGTTGCTCTGCTTCGGCGCCTACGTCGGAGAAGTGGCgttgacccgcttccgggctgGCGAGGTCAGCGGGTTCCTGTCCACAGTCCCGGGCCTGCTGAAGATCCTGGAGACCTTCGTGGCATGCATCATCTTCACCTCCCTAGACCCAGGACAGTATCACTCCCCCGGACTCCAGTGGTGCGTGGCCGCGTACTCCCTCTGCTTCATCTTTgccctcctcatcatcctcctcaccaTTGGCCAGCTCCTCTCCATCTTACCGTTCGGCTTTGAGAAGATGGTCATCGTCTACAACGGGCTGGCGGCATTTATGTACCTGACGGCCACGGTCATCTGGCCTCTGTACAGCTTTGAGAACAACCCACGGCCCAGCCCTTGCGTTGGACGGCCTTGCCTGTGGGACAACCTGGTTGTGGTGTCCTTCATGACTGCCATCAATACTGCCGTCTATATCATGGACACTGTCTATTCTGTTAACGTGGTCTTCTTTACACCGATTGAGTGA